Proteins encoded in a region of the Puntigrus tetrazona isolate hp1 chromosome 12, ASM1883169v1, whole genome shotgun sequence genome:
- the rhobtb1 gene encoding rho-related BTB domain-containing protein 1 isoform X2: MWYLEIKHFCPRTPVILVGCQLDLRYADLEAVNRARRPLSRPIKPGDILPPESGREVAKELGIPYYETSVFDQFGIKDIFDNAIRAALISRRHLQFWKSHLRKVQKPLLQAPFLPPKAPPPLIKIPECPAKNRDGPKQLLESPLCADVMFIIQEHIHLFAHRIYLSTSSSKFFDLFQMDFSDESQCLVVTERHGRDQLMRTLSLDTEEDVTVLPNLSPCSLRASKSDGTLKMMTFSGMHRRTKLSLASWSKAFHSIHKESVINLVTGAPALMTVVKMDHSIHHGPFSAVLRFLYTGELDEKEKDLMKIAQIAEILEVFDLRMMVENIMNNEGFMNQEITKAFHVRKANRIKECLAKNNFTDVVFRLDDGTINAHKPLLISSCDWMAALFGGSFMESANDEVSFPNTSRVCMQAVLEYLYTNQLSPMADLDPMELIALANRLCLPRLIALTEQYAVSELVKASKDGQDIDGEVLTYLELAQFHNANQLAAWCLHHICTHYNRICANYRKEIKSKSAENQEYFEKHRWPPVWYLKEEDHYQRVKKEREKEDVVLNKHHSRWRWCIWSTSPAVA, translated from the exons ATGTGGTACCTCGAGATCAAGCACTTCTGTCCTCGCACACCTGTCATCTTGGTCGGTTGCCAGCTGGACTTGCGCTACGCTGACCTGGAGGCAGTCAATCGAGCTAGGCGACCATTATCAAG GCCCATTAAACCTGGAGATATTTTGCCTCCAGAGAGTGGAAGGGAGGTCGCCAAAGAGCTCGGCATACCATACTACGAGACAAGCGTTTTCGATCAGTTTGGCATTAAGGATATCTTTGATAATGCCATCCGAGCAGCCCTCATTTCCAGACGCCACCTACAATTCTGGAAGTCCCACCTGAGGAAGGTCCAAAAGCCGCTGTTGCAGGCACCATTTTTACCACCCAAAGCCCCTCCACCACTTATTAAGATCCCTGAATGCCCAGCCAAAAACCGGGATGGCCCGAAGCAGCTTCTTGAGAGCCCCCTGTGTGCTGATGTTATGTTCATCATTCAGGAACACATCCACTTGTTTGCCCACAGGATCTACCTGTCTACCTCATCCTCCAAATTCTTCGACCTCTTTCAGATGGACTTCTCAGATGAGTCCCAGTGCTTAGTGGTAACTGAGCGTCATGGTCGGGATCAGCTAATGCGCACGCTAAGCCTGGACACAGAAGAGGACGTCACAGTCCTCCCCAATCTTTCTCCTTGCTCGCTCAGGGCATCCAAGAGTGACGGAACCCTGAAGATGATGACGTTCAGTGGGATGCACCGGCGCACAAAGCTGTCCCTGGCCTCTTGGAGCAAGGCCTTCCACAGCATCCACAAAGAGAGTGTAATCAATCTGGTCACAGGTGCACCAGCTCTTATGACTGTCGTCAAGATGGATCATTCCATCCACCATGGACCATTCAGCGCTGTCCTACGCTTCCTCTACACTGGTGAGCTGGATGAGAAGGAGAAGGACCTGATGAAGATCGCCCAGATCGCAGAGATCCTAGAAGTGTTTGATCTTAGGATGATGGTGGAGAACATCATGAACAATGAGGGCTTCATGAATCAAGAGATCACAAAAGCGTTCCATGTGAGAAAGGCCAACCGAATCAAAGAGTGTCTCGCCAAGAATAACTTCACAG ATGTGGTGTTCAGGTTAGATGATGGCACCATTAACGCCCACAAACCACTGCTAATCTCTAGCTGTGACTGGATGGCTGCCTTATTTGGGGGCTCTTTCATGGAGAGTGCAAATGACGAG GTCTCATTCCCCAACACCAGCAGGGTATGCATGCAGGCAGTGCTGGAGTATCTCTACACCAATCAGCTGTCGCCCATGGCAGACCTGGACCCAATGGAGCTAATCGCCCTGGCCAACAGACTGTGCCTTCCACGGCTCATCGCCCTGACAG AGCAATACGCTGTGAGCGAGTTAGTAAAAGCATCTAAAGATGGACAAGACATCGATGGAGAGGTACTCACCTATCTAGAGCTTGCTCAG TTCCATAATGCTAATCAACTCGCTGCCTGGTGTTTACACCACATCTGCACCCATTACAACAGGATATGTGCCAATTACCGTAAAGAGATCAAGTCCAAATCAGCAG AAAACCAGGAATATTTCGAGAAGCACCGCTGGCCTCCGGTCTGGTATCTGAAAGAGGAAGATCACTATCAGCGggtgaagaaggagagagagaaggaggatGTGGTGCTGAATAAACATCACTCTCGGTGGCGCTGGTGTATCTGGAGCACGTCCCCCGCCGTTGCTTGA